In Streptomyces longhuiensis, the following proteins share a genomic window:
- the aspA gene encoding aspartate ammonia-lyase: MTAASHRSEHDLLGDRDVPAEAYWGIHSLRAMENFPITGTPISAYPHLIDALAAVKEAAARANEELGLLAPDKAAAIVEACREIREGKLHDQFVVDVIQGGAGTSTNMNANEVVANRALELLGHEKGQYEFLHPNEDVNLSQSTNDVYPTAVKIATVFAVRGLLKAMAVLQDAFAGRAVKFRHVLKMGRTQLQDAVPMTLGQEFSAFAVMIDEDRSRLDEAVELIHEINLGATAIGTGLNAPAGYAEAARRHLADITGLPLVTAVNLVEATQDCGAFVQMSGVLKRIAVKLSKSCNDLRLLSSGPRAGLNEINLPPVQAGSSIMPGKVNPVIPEVVNQVAFEVIGNDVTITMAAEAGQLQLNAFEPIILHSLSESITHLRTACLTLAERCVVGITANTEGLRAAVENSIGLVTALNPHIGYTAATDIAKEALATGRGVAELVLEKGLLPAERLAELLRPEVLAGSGSAHA, encoded by the coding sequence ATGACCGCCGCATCCCACCGCAGCGAGCACGACCTGCTCGGCGACCGCGACGTCCCCGCCGAGGCGTACTGGGGCATTCACTCCCTGCGCGCCATGGAGAACTTCCCCATCACGGGAACGCCGATCTCCGCCTACCCGCACCTGATCGACGCCCTCGCCGCTGTCAAGGAGGCCGCCGCCCGCGCCAACGAGGAACTCGGCCTGCTCGCCCCGGACAAGGCGGCCGCCATCGTCGAGGCCTGCCGCGAGATCCGCGAGGGCAAGCTGCACGACCAGTTCGTCGTCGATGTCATCCAGGGCGGCGCCGGCACCTCGACGAACATGAACGCCAACGAGGTCGTCGCCAACCGGGCGCTGGAGCTGCTGGGCCACGAGAAGGGCCAGTACGAGTTCCTGCACCCCAATGAGGACGTCAACCTGAGCCAGTCGACCAACGACGTTTACCCGACCGCAGTCAAGATAGCGACCGTCTTCGCGGTGCGCGGGTTGCTCAAGGCGATGGCTGTACTGCAGGACGCCTTCGCCGGCAGGGCCGTCAAGTTCCGCCATGTGCTCAAGATGGGCCGTACACAGTTGCAGGACGCGGTACCCATGACGCTCGGTCAAGAATTCTCCGCGTTTGCCGTCATGATTGACGAGGATCGTAGCCGTCTTGACGAGGCAGTCGAGTTGATCCATGAAATCAACCTGGGCGCCACTGCCATCGGCACCGGCCTCAACGCCCCCGCCGGATACGCCGAGGCGGCGCGCCGCCACCTCGCCGACATCACCGGGCTGCCCTTGGTGACCGCCGTGAACCTCGTCGAGGCGACCCAGGACTGCGGCGCCTTCGTCCAGATGTCGGGTGTGCTCAAGCGGATCGCCGTCAAGCTCTCCAAGAGCTGCAACGACCTGCGCCTGCTCTCCTCCGGGCCGCGCGCAGGCCTCAACGAGATCAACCTGCCGCCGGTGCAGGCCGGTTCGAGCATCATGCCCGGTAAGGTCAATCCGGTGATCCCCGAGGTCGTCAACCAGGTCGCCTTCGAGGTGATCGGCAACGACGTCACCATCACCATGGCGGCCGAGGCGGGACAGCTCCAGCTCAACGCCTTCGAGCCGATCATCCTGCACTCCCTGTCCGAGAGCATCACGCATCTGCGCACCGCCTGCCTGACCCTGGCCGAGCGCTGCGTCGTAGGGATCACCGCCAACACCGAGGGGCTGCGCGCGGCCGTCGAGAACTCCATCGGCCTGGTGACCGCCCTCAATCCGCACATCGGGTACACGGCTGCCACCGACATCGCCAAGGAGGCCCTCGCCACCGGACGCGGCGTCGCCGAACTCGTGCTGGAGAAGGGGCTGTTGCCGGCCGAGCGGCTCGCCGAGCTGCTGCGTCCGGAAGTCCTCGCGGGCAGCGGCTCTGCGCACGCCTGA
- a CDS encoding glutaminase, with protein MVITTSPLAFQPVLERIATEIEQTPGRGRPADYIPALAACDPRRFGMAVAELDGTVYGVGDWQQPFSTQSLTKVFTLALVLAREGDELWEHVGREPSGNPFNSLVQLEYENGIPRNPFINAGALVVTDRLQTQTGDAAGILLEFLRAESGNPELAFDRDVASSEAAHGDRNAALGHFMASYSNIDNPVPALLEQYFRQCSIEASCADLALAAGFLARHGIRADGSRLLTRSQAKQVNAVMLTCGTYDAAGEFAYRVGLPGKSGVGGGIVAVVPGRCTLAVWGPGLDKRGNSVAGVAALDRFTTLTGLSVF; from the coding sequence ATAGTGATCACGACGTCGCCGCTGGCCTTCCAGCCGGTCCTCGAACGCATCGCCACCGAGATCGAACAGACGCCGGGCCGTGGGCGGCCTGCCGACTACATCCCGGCGCTCGCCGCCTGCGACCCGCGCCGCTTCGGCATGGCGGTCGCGGAACTCGACGGCACGGTGTACGGCGTTGGGGACTGGCAGCAGCCGTTCTCCACACAGTCGCTCACCAAGGTCTTCACGCTAGCCCTCGTCCTGGCCCGCGAGGGCGACGAGCTGTGGGAGCACGTGGGCCGCGAACCCTCTGGTAACCCGTTCAACTCCCTGGTGCAGCTGGAGTACGAGAACGGCATCCCCCGCAACCCCTTCATTAACGCGGGCGCCCTCGTCGTCACCGACCGCCTGCAGACCCAGACCGGTGACGCGGCCGGCATCCTGCTGGAGTTCCTGCGCGCAGAGAGCGGCAACCCGGAGCTCGCCTTCGACAGGGACGTCGCCTCCTCCGAGGCCGCGCACGGCGACCGAAATGCGGCACTGGGCCACTTCATGGCGTCGTACAGCAACATCGACAACCCGGTGCCCGCGCTGCTGGAGCAGTATTTCCGCCAGTGCTCCATCGAGGCGTCCTGCGCCGATCTCGCGCTCGCCGCCGGGTTCCTTGCCCGGCACGGCATCCGCGCCGACGGCTCCCGGCTGCTCACCCGCAGCCAGGCCAAGCAGGTCAACGCGGTCATGCTCACCTGCGGCACCTACGACGCGGCCGGCGAGTTCGCGTACCGCGTGGGACTGCCCGGTAAGAGTGGCGTCGGCGGTGGCATTGTGGCGGTCGTGCCCGGCCGCTGCACGCTGGCCGTGTGGGGCCCGGGACTCGACAAGCGAGGCAACTCGGTGGCGGGCGTCGCGGCCCTGGACCGCTTCACGACTCTGACGGGGCTGTCGGTGTTCTGA
- a CDS encoding MerR family transcriptional regulator, whose translation MTADDSFDRLEDEDYPAYTMGRAAEMLGTTQGFLRAIGEARLITPLRSEGGHRRYSRYQLRIAARARELVDQGTPIEAACRIIVLEDQLEEAQRINAEYRRAAESGSPPAG comes from the coding sequence ATGACAGCAGATGACTCGTTCGACCGTCTCGAGGACGAGGACTACCCCGCCTACACGATGGGCAGGGCCGCCGAAATGCTCGGCACCACCCAGGGCTTCCTCCGCGCCATCGGCGAAGCCCGCCTCATCACCCCGCTGCGCTCCGAGGGCGGCCACCGCCGCTACTCCCGCTACCAGCTGCGCATCGCCGCCCGCGCCCGGGAACTCGTCGACCAGGGCACTCCCATCGAGGCGGCCTGCCGCATCATCGTCCTCGAGGACCAGCTCGAAGAGGCCCAGCGCATCAACGCCGAATACCGTCGCGCCGCCGAATCGGGTTCACCGCCCGCGGGCTGA
- a CDS encoding transposase has protein sequence MEPSTARAAGCRAGRIGDRPLDRARVAAHQKGAVNTRAWIVFLDESGVSLLPQIRRTYSPRGRTPLLRHRLNWKRASMPGALGYHSTDPDRGARLCFHLKPGSYDTAGLIEVLEQMKVFYRGEQVVLVWDGLSAHWSRAMRAWVAEQDWLTLERLPAYAPELNPVELLWSSLKKRELANLAGDHLADVADATEQGIHRINTNPRLPWSFLAHTGLTIRPPHPPNLRKDQYCSCLRPTQRRDRRPRRHLPHATDLPRTDRPPTDHVSRLVRHRGEAHGHATALGAPITGQAEAELSAALAELSDPGPFLALSNGDAETNNILLHESGPADARLIDFESAGYALVDAACLHVPGLAWMTVGDPIATGLADHYRHAFADGVPRGRG, from the coding sequence ATGGAGCCTTCAACGGCCCGAGCGGCGGGCTGTCGAGCGGGACGAATCGGAGATCGCCCGCTGGATCGCGCACGAGTGGCCGCGCATCAAAAAGGGGCCGTGAACACACGTGCCTGGATCGTCTTCCTCGACGAATCAGGCGTCTCCCTGCTCCCTCAGATCCGCCGCACCTACTCGCCCCGAGGGCGGACTCCGCTCCTGCGGCACCGCCTGAACTGGAAGCGTGCGTCGATGCCCGGGGCCTTGGGCTACCACTCCACCGACCCCGATCGCGGGGCCCGCCTGTGCTTCCACCTCAAGCCCGGCAGCTACGACACCGCCGGACTCATCGAGGTCCTGGAGCAGATGAAGGTGTTCTACCGCGGCGAGCAAGTGGTCCTGGTCTGGGACGGCCTGTCCGCCCACTGGAGCCGGGCGATGCGGGCCTGGGTCGCCGAACAGGACTGGCTCACCCTGGAACGATTACCCGCCTACGCTCCCGAGCTGAACCCGGTGGAACTGCTGTGGTCCTCACTCAAGAAGCGTGAACTCGCCAACCTCGCCGGCGACCACCTCGCCGATGTCGCCGACGCCACCGAGCAAGGCATCCACCGCATCAACACCAACCCCCGACTGCCATGGTCATTCCTCGCCCATACCGGCCTGACCATCCGCCCACCACACCCACCGAACTTACGAAAAGATCAGTATTGCTCGTGCTTACGGCCGACTCAACGCCGAGACCGTCGGCCACGCCGACATCTACCGCACGCGACGGATCTTCCTCGGACCGATCGACCGCCGACAGACCACGTGAGTCGGCTCGTCCGGCACAGGGGCGAGGCACATGGACACGCCACAGCTCTCGGCGCACCCATCACCGGACAAGCCGAGGCCGAACTCAGTGCCGCTCTAGCTGAGTTGAGCGACCCCGGCCCGTTCCTGGCCCTCAGTAACGGTGACGCGGAGACCAATAACATCCTCCTCCACGAATCCGGCCCCGCCGACGCCCGCCTGATCGACTTCGAGTCCGCCGGCTACGCCCTCGTCGACGCTGCCTGCCTGCATGTCCCGGGTCTGGCGTGGATGACCGTGGGCGACCCCATCGCCACCGGTCTTGCTGACCACTACCGCCACGCCTTTGCCGATGGCGTGCCCCGAGGCCGAGGATGA
- a CDS encoding winged helix-turn-helix domain-containing protein, with product MAYQPSPSVAGSSLPPLSRPQLAEARRLRAVELFEDGVSNAEIARAVGVCAESVRRWRRVWEQGGASALRRRAATGRPPKLDDTQVEMVRAALEQGAQAHGFEADLWTLERVGAVVTRTTGVVLSRASVWRLLTGRLGWSLQRPERRAVERDESEIARWIAHEWPRIKKGP from the coding sequence GTGGCTTATCAACCTTCCCCTTCGGTTGCCGGCTCCTCCCTTCCTCCTTTGTCGCGGCCTCAGTTGGCGGAGGCGCGTCGTCTGCGGGCAGTCGAGTTGTTCGAGGACGGCGTCTCGAATGCGGAGATCGCGAGGGCGGTGGGGGTGTGTGCCGAGAGTGTGCGGCGTTGGCGGCGGGTGTGGGAGCAAGGCGGTGCTTCAGCCCTGCGGCGACGGGCAGCCACCGGACGTCCACCCAAACTGGACGACACCCAGGTCGAGATGGTCCGGGCCGCGTTGGAGCAAGGAGCCCAGGCTCATGGTTTCGAGGCCGACCTGTGGACCCTGGAACGAGTCGGCGCGGTCGTCACCCGGACAACGGGGGTGGTGTTGTCGAGGGCGTCGGTATGGCGGCTGCTGACCGGCCGGCTCGGATGGAGCCTTCAACGGCCCGAGCGGCGGGCTGTCGAGCGGGACGAATCGGAGATCGCCCGCTGGATCGCGCACGAGTGGCCGCGCATCAAAAAGGGGCCGTGA